A genome region from Flammeovirga agarivorans includes the following:
- a CDS encoding arylsulfatase, producing the protein MIKQQLIISLFIYCIVFGCTSPKKSTVDNTHPQNLPNIVYILADDLGYGDLGCYGQEKIETPNIDLLAKNGMLFRNHYAGSSVCAPSRSTFLTGLHTGNTAIRGNKPTKKFTEGQVPLPQESITIAELLKEKGYITGAFGKWGLGYPGSEGDPNNQGFDEFYGYNCQKEAHRYYPKHLWHNDKKVFLEGNDFNNKVTYSGDLIHQKALEFIDNHKSAPFFLYYPNLVPHAELLLPEGDLLQKYRAKFGNEEAFINNKKGADYGSDKFNIARYASQPEPKATYAAMISLLDQQVGEVIAKLEEHDLLEHTIVIFTSDNGPHTEGGAAPDFFNSNGGLRGVKRDLYEGGIKVPMIVRWDGVVPKASVSDHVSAFWDMMPTFSEIADLNFNHQIDGISIVPTLKGEKQSNHQHLYWEFHEKGGRQAIRQGHWKLVKLKAFSATDSVIELYNLDTDPYERNNLSEEYPAKVNELLLIMSDAHSPSTLFPKFDQHI; encoded by the coding sequence ATGATTAAACAACAACTTATAATCTCATTATTTATTTACTGTATTGTTTTTGGATGTACATCTCCAAAGAAAAGTACAGTAGATAATACACATCCACAAAACCTACCCAATATCGTTTATATTTTAGCAGATGATTTAGGCTATGGCGATTTAGGGTGTTATGGTCAAGAAAAAATTGAAACACCAAATATTGATTTATTAGCTAAAAATGGAATGCTGTTTCGAAACCATTATGCAGGCAGTTCTGTGTGTGCACCTTCAAGGTCTACTTTTCTAACAGGTTTGCACACAGGGAATACAGCCATTCGGGGAAATAAACCAACGAAAAAATTTACAGAAGGTCAGGTTCCGCTACCACAAGAAAGTATCACTATTGCAGAACTTTTAAAAGAAAAGGGATATATCACTGGAGCTTTTGGTAAATGGGGACTAGGTTATCCAGGTTCTGAGGGCGACCCCAATAATCAGGGTTTTGATGAGTTTTATGGATACAATTGTCAGAAAGAGGCACATCGTTATTATCCAAAGCACTTGTGGCATAATGATAAGAAGGTATTTTTGGAAGGAAATGATTTCAATAATAAGGTGACTTATTCAGGAGATTTAATCCATCAGAAAGCATTAGAATTTATAGATAATCATAAGAGTGCCCCTTTCTTTCTTTATTACCCAAATCTGGTACCTCATGCAGAATTACTTTTACCTGAGGGTGACTTATTACAAAAATATAGAGCAAAATTTGGTAACGAGGAAGCATTTATCAATAATAAAAAGGGAGCAGATTACGGAAGTGATAAATTCAATATTGCTAGATATGCTTCCCAACCAGAACCTAAAGCTACTTACGCGGCAATGATTTCACTCTTAGATCAGCAAGTAGGAGAAGTGATTGCTAAGTTGGAAGAGCATGATTTGTTAGAGCATACGATAGTTATTTTTACTTCTGATAATGGCCCACATACAGAAGGAGGAGCAGCTCCAGATTTTTTCAATAGTAATGGAGGTTTAAGAGGTGTAAAAAGAGATTTATATGAAGGGGGAATTAAAGTTCCAATGATTGTTCGTTGGGATGGTGTGGTTCCAAAAGCGAGTGTTTCTGATCATGTCTCCGCTTTTTGGGATATGATGCCAACTTTCTCAGAAATTGCTGATCTCAACTTTAATCATCAGATTGATGGAATTTCAATTGTTCCCACATTAAAAGGTGAAAAACAATCCAATCATCAACATCTCTATTGGGAATTCCATGAAAAAGGTGGACGTCAAGCTATACGACAAGGTCACTGGAAATTGGTAAAATTAAAGGCCTTTTCAGCTACTGATTCCGTTATAGAACTATACAACCTGGATACTGATCCGTACGAGAGAAATAACCTTTCGGAAGAATATCCTGCAAAGGTCAATGAGTTACTTCTGATTATGTCGGATGCACATTCACCTTCTACACTATTTCCAAAATTTGATCAACATATTTAG
- a CDS encoding RagB/SusD family nutrient uptake outer membrane protein encodes MKHLKHFIAAGALFCLATSCESILKETPEDRSTINNFFQSTENLDHSLTAAYRQLVDNAWNRSLGGARSRTVFMGADDFTSQPGGNKADFKAGDQLNIGSSDINISGTGWNLPYDVILQSNFAIQGIEDLIARGEDETTVKAMGAEAYFLRAWSYFRLVRLYGDVPVVLDPSYSQENANLARTPVKEVYQQILSDLEFAIEHLPKQQVERGRVSYWAAKALKADVHLTMAGWPLKETENYALALKAAEDVINNGGFSFEEDFAPIFDYNRQDSNTEYIWQLKFCNVINCPGAGLITTFASQTTKPGELGGFQDIYVEIAYYNKFPEGNRKDFTFLSELKTKDGTTIPWEEFTWKHPFLSKFYSGTVNKDLPYEDQVGTTAPSSDLDLPMYRITEMMLIYAEAQVNGGGGEATKALEYLNQVRRRGKGVPTNQTDADDLMAFTAQDVIDERGWEFIGEQKRWFDLIRTETLENALSDRDPSENPLIGDPSNKNFYLLPLPDIDLELNPNLTQNPR; translated from the coding sequence ATGAAGCATCTAAAACATTTTATAGCAGCAGGAGCCCTCTTTTGTTTAGCAACTTCTTGTGAATCTATTCTAAAAGAAACTCCAGAAGATCGCTCAACGATCAATAACTTTTTCCAGTCGACAGAAAACTTGGATCATTCTTTAACAGCAGCATATAGACAATTAGTCGATAACGCTTGGAATAGATCTTTAGGTGGAGCGAGATCGAGAACAGTATTTATGGGAGCGGATGATTTCACCTCTCAACCTGGTGGTAATAAAGCTGATTTTAAAGCTGGGGATCAATTGAATATTGGTTCTTCAGATATCAATATTTCAGGTACGGGATGGAATTTACCCTACGACGTAATCTTACAAAGTAATTTTGCAATTCAAGGGATAGAAGACCTAATTGCTAGAGGTGAAGATGAGACAACGGTAAAGGCAATGGGTGCTGAAGCTTATTTCCTAAGAGCGTGGTCGTACTTTAGGCTAGTTCGTTTGTATGGAGATGTACCTGTAGTTCTTGATCCATCTTATAGTCAAGAGAATGCCAACTTAGCAAGAACACCGGTAAAGGAAGTTTACCAACAAATCCTTTCTGATTTAGAGTTTGCTATTGAACATTTACCAAAGCAACAAGTGGAAAGAGGTAGAGTTTCTTATTGGGCAGCAAAAGCTTTAAAAGCTGATGTTCACTTAACGATGGCTGGTTGGCCTTTAAAGGAAACGGAAAATTATGCTTTGGCTTTAAAAGCAGCTGAGGACGTAATTAATAATGGAGGTTTTTCTTTTGAGGAAGATTTTGCACCAATCTTTGATTATAATCGTCAGGATAGTAACACTGAATATATCTGGCAATTAAAATTCTGTAATGTAATAAACTGTCCCGGGGCAGGCTTAATTACAACATTCGCTTCTCAGACTACAAAGCCGGGTGAGCTGGGAGGTTTCCAAGATATCTATGTGGAGATTGCTTATTACAACAAGTTCCCGGAAGGAAATAGAAAGGATTTTACGTTCTTATCAGAATTGAAGACCAAAGATGGTACAACTATTCCGTGGGAAGAGTTTACTTGGAAACATCCATTCTTAAGCAAGTTTTATAGTGGTACGGTAAATAAGGATTTGCCATATGAAGATCAGGTAGGAACAACTGCTCCTTCTTCTGATTTAGATTTACCGATGTATAGAATTACAGAGATGATGTTGATTTATGCAGAGGCACAAGTAAATGGAGGAGGCGGTGAAGCTACCAAAGCTCTTGAATATCTTAATCAAGTAAGAAGAAGAGGTAAAGGCGTACCGACAAATCAAACAGACGCAGATGACTTAATGGCTTTTACAGCTCAAGATGTGATCGATGAAAGAGGTTGGGAGTTTATTGGCGAACAAAAAAGATGGTTTGATTTGATCAGAACAGAAACGTTAGAGAATGCTTTATCAGATAGAGACCCTTCTGAAAATCCATTAATTGGCGATCCATCTAATAAGAACTTTTATCTATTGCCATTGCCTGATATTGATTTAGAGTTGAATCCGAATCTAACACAAAATCCTAGGTAA